The following DNA comes from Seriola aureovittata isolate HTS-2021-v1 ecotype China chromosome 15, ASM2101889v1, whole genome shotgun sequence.
GGTTGCCGTCGCTTTGGAAACAGACTTTGGACTCTTGGTGACCTATGACGGCCAACACTATGCATCCATCTCCCTACCAAGCTCCTACTTCAACAACACTTGTGGCCTTTGCGGTAACTATAACGACGACCCTGCTGATGATCCTGTGCTACCTGACGGCTCTCTAGCGGAAAGCGTGGTGGAGCTGGGGGGCAGCTGGCGAGCAGAGGACACGGACTGGAGGTGTACGGATGGCTGCGCCCAGAACTGCAGCGTGTGTGACCCTCTTACAGAAGCCTTCTACTTTCGCTCAGACTACTGTGGGCTCATCAACAAAACTGATGGACCTTTTAGGGACTGCAGAGCTGTAGTGGACCCTACAGCCTTTGTGTATAGCTGCGTGTATGACATGTGCAGCAACAGGGACAACATCACCACACTCTGCCAGGCCATCCAGGCCTATGCTCTGGCCTGTCAGGCCCTGGGTGTCACGATACGACCCTGGAGATCCCGCACCTTCTGCGGTGAGATTCTGTTTGATTCGGTTTTAACACACATTAATTCATTTGTGTCATCTGACATaatttcttctctcctcttggCTCTCAGCTTTATCATGTCCAGAGTTCAGCCATTACCAAGTGTGCACCAGCGCCTGCCCAGCCTCCTGCTCGGACCTCACCGCTCCCCTGTACTGTGCCCACCCTTGCACCGAGGGCTGCCAGTGTGACCCGGGTTATGTTCTCAGCGGCAGCCGTTGTGTACAGCGTGAAGACTGTGGCTGTGAGCATAACGGCCTCTATTACCCCCTCAACGACACTTTCTGGGCAGGCTCCAGTGGTGAAGAAGGCGAATGCACCCTCCGCTGCTCCTGCGGGCCTGCTGGGGAAGTCTCCTGCTTCAACGAGTCCTGTAAGGAGGGCGAGGTGTGCGTGGCGGAGGTGGGCCTGCTGGGTTGCTACCCTCGGAGGGAGGGAGTGTGCTCGGTCACCCAGAACTCGGTGACATCCTCCTTTGACGGCACCTTCCTGCTGTTCCCCGATGACAGCTCCTACTACCTGCTGAAGCTGTGCGGTGCAGTGCCGGCTAATGGCTCCACGGTGGAGGTGAAGATAGGCAGGCGGCTGGTCAACAAAGGCCCCGACTGGAAAAGACCCGTGGTAGTTAGAGTGTCTAACCTGGAAGCTCAGATCGGAGGGACAGATTTTGACACGGTGAAGGTTAgtatttttctctgcagagaaaaaaactcctttttttaaatttctattttcGGTTGCTGAATGCCTATggcctctccttttttttttaatttgtgatcCAGGTGAATGGTGAACAAGTGCCGCTTCCGTATGTCCATCCAACGGAGACAATGATGATCTACAGAGCGCCAGGCAACGCTACAGTGGTGGAGTCCCGTGGTCTGCTGCGTGTCCATTACGCACGGCAGGGATTCCTCAACATCTCCCTCTCCACCCTCTTCTACAACGTCACCTGTGGTCTATGCGGCGTCTTCAACAGCAATGCCACCGACGACCTTCGCCTCCCTAACGGACGCCTGGCGGACTCCGCTGAACAGTTCACAGAGGGCTGGCGCGCCATCGCCGACGACCTCACCTGCAACGGCGATTGCGACGACCTGTATCGCATGTGCACGGACCTGCGTCTCTACCAGAGTCCCTGGATGTGCGGCAACATCAACGACCCAGGGAATAGTTCGTTTCTGGCGTGTCACGCAGTGGTCAACCCCTCGCCGTTCTTCAGGAACTGCTTGTATAACATGTGTGTAAAGGAAGGGAACCGCTCGGCCCTGTGCTCTTCACTGCAGGCGTATGCCAGCGCCTGTCAGGACGCTCAAGTCGGCCTCGCCTCCTGGAGGAGTGCCACCAACTGCCGTGAGTAGATATAGCTttactttaaaaggaaaaaactgcTATTCTGACTCTTATTctatgttttgttctgtttaaacatgttaaatataCAATTGCAATCTACCAGGACTGGTTTGAATTTGGTAGAAGATATTTTTCCAACAAAATTTGGCTAGCAGTTCCTGCTGCTATGCTAGCTGCGCAAacatgactttttcttttttaaaccagtatttttatttatatattttttctctgcagcagtgtttcCCAAACTGTTTCTATCATTCTTCCCTTTTTgaatccaaaaaaaaatcttcttgtaaaaataaatcttcGTGCGTCCATTAGCATGTTTTGCTAGCCTGCTAGCATCAAAACGctcttatttctttgttgttccCAAATGAATCAGATTCATAGACATTTTCACAAGACATATTGGTTTGGCATAGCAAGAAAAGCACCGGTGGAACAAATAATATATATCAATATTGCATTGTTGCAGTTAATTATGTTATTAGCTAGACCTGCTTTTAGTTTAATTTCCCCACTAGTGATGGTGATTAACTAATATTAACCTCTTCTATAAAAGGTGTACTCCACCAACACTCACCCTCAGGAGCTTGAAAGGTTGTAGCCTGCAGTTGTAGTCAGTCAACCCAGTTTTAAAATGTCCATTGAAACTAAGCAAACCACAACTTACAACACTAATCTGAGTCTCACCTGACTCTTCACATGTTCAATATGCTCTCAGTTATGATATTTGTGCCAAAAATATGGCATGATTTACTGCTTCTGGTTGCACAGTAGCACAGTTAAGCTTCTTTTTATAGCAATGATCATGAGAAAACTTTGTTTCGTCAGACAAACTTACACTGTTAGCATCAAACAAAAGCTTTGTATTTTAACTTTAGCTATATTTTGACCCACAAACTGGGCCACATCAAGGAGTAAGCTAATAACTTTTCATTGGTTTAATATTCTTATATGGATTTAGTCttctctatttctttctcttaccTCGCTCTTCTACCTCAGCTCTTCCCTGTCCCGAGAATAGTCATTTTGATGAGTGCACCAGCGCCTGCCCTCTGACCTGTGCCAACTTGGATGAACCTGAAGAACCATGTCCTCTGCCCTGCCAAGAGGGGTGTCAGTGTGAGGAGGGCTTCGCGCTGCGGGATGGCCTGTGTGTGGCACGCAGTGACTGTGGCTGCATGAGCCACGGGCGCCAGCTGGCCACTAATCAGACTTTCTGGACAGACTGGGAATGCCAGGAGCGTTGCTACTGCAATGGCTCTGACAACAGTGTATACTGTCAGCTCGCACCCTGTCACCCTGAGGAGTACTGCCAGGAGAATGACGGCCTCTACTTCTGCCAGCCGCGCACCGAGGCTCTGTGTGTGGCCGCCGGTTAtggacattttctgccatttggTGACGTACCATTTGAGCTGCAGAGCTCTTGTACTCTCAGGATGGCCACCACCAACTGTGGCAGAGAGAGCGGGGACCATGCAGCCATCACTGGAACTTTTCCTCAATTCAAACTGGCAGCCCGTAATGAGGAAAGGGACACAGGCCAGGCAATTTGGGTGAGGGGCTTTGTACTGGAGGTCTACGATTATGAGATTGAAGTCTCTCGAACCTACAAAAACACCGTTACGGTAAGTGCACGAACAGGAAATTGTATTCATTTTCAAGAATAACTGTAATGTGGAACGAGCCAAACCGCCATATGCTGTGATTGGGCCAAGGAGGTTAACTTGGGTGAGGGAAGAACCTATTGATCCGGTTAAAAGGGTTGATGCAGAATTTTCTTTCCATAAGATAgggcattttttgacacttttcaTCAGAgtctcaggaaataatgtttggatatTGATGTAGAACATGAGgcatatttatggtgttgagatctatgactttTCACAGTTCGGTGCAGATCCATataataatctggatctgaGAGCTGTAGAGggttgtttggccttggcagaaGTATGTGCTCCACTGAGTACGATTTTAGTTAATATTTATAGTTTAACACTgatttttggggttttttgcaTGACCTGTGAAGGTcgaagtttgttttttttttaatatgtgagGACATGTTATTTCTAATCAAGCCGATAGAATAACCAGGCAGAGGGTAAATTCCTCTTTGATTGGCTTAAGGTGGATCTAATTTCAATGGGCATCTTTTATCAGGCTGGATTTGGATCAGACAAAACCCCGACCCTGAGCGACATTTGGACTGGGTTCACAAACCGCCTAAGAGATCTGAGCGGGAAcagaaatgacacacacacgcattttttttcccattctttctgcttctgtctttttctctcactttcagtTCGATTATAtaagaaacacacaggaactctttcacttttctgttATTGAGTCCTACCCTGGGTTTCCCCTCATACTTTGAAAATATCCAGGATTAGAAAATATACACTGGCTCTAAAAATGCTTCTGtagaaacgtgtgtgtgtcagctgattGGGAGAGTTAAACCTGTTCAAACTAGAGCCATTTTCATTGAATCTCTCCTCACTCAGGTGAATAAGGAGCGTTTGTACCTTCCTCTGAAGCTGGGCCCAGGAAAGGTCAACATCTTCACCTTAGGCTTGCAGCTCATTCTGGAGACAGACTTTGGCCTGAAGGTGGCCTTTGACTGGAACACGCTCCTCCTGTTGACTTTGCCCCGCAACCTCTACAACACCTCCTGCGGCCTCTGCCAAGGCATGCCCTTatccccccccaccctcaccaCCACCGACTGGGGCATGGCCTGGGCAGAGAGGGACACCTTCTGCCAGGTGGGGTGTGGAGACTCCTGCCCACGGTGTGGCCTGGGAGAGAAAAGCGTGCAAAACGACGCCCCCCTCGCGGTGGCTGACGCCAACATGGACATGGGCGCTGACGACGGGGCGAACGAAGTCAACACAGGCATACGTTTCCACATCGGAGATggactgtatgtgtttgtggagCCTGAGGCGGTGAGGCTGTGTGGGCTAATTGTGGATCGAGGAGGTGTGTTTGCACGCTGTCACAGCAAGGTGGCACCAGCCTTCTTTTATCAAAGCTGCCTGCAGGACACCTGCTTGGACCAGGGAGCTCAGGACACAGTGTGCAACTGGCTGCAGGTCTATGCAAGCACCTGTCAGACCCAAGGAGTTCCTGTCACCGGCTGGAGGAGTGACACACCATGTGGTGAGTCTGGGCTCACTTTGATTGTGTGTGCAGTGGTCTCCCCTTGTTTtacaagaaaatatattttctcatttacctCTGCGCCTGTGGCGTCTACCCATGTTGCCCAGGTTTTCAGATATCCGTCTCTGAGATTCCTACATCCAACATAATACAGCGGAGGTGAATGGGATTATGTTTGTGGGGCTCACACTGTTGATACACATTAACCATCTAACACATTCTCTGGTTAAATACAATACAGttacatttttgcaaatgtgatttttcaatgtaataagaataaaaaacaaatttgattaGACCTGATtagatatatgtatatgtacttTATTTAATTGAGATAAAGACCTCCTCTACAAGTGAGACCTGAGtacagaaaataatataatgaaaataaaataataagacatTAATAGCAGAGTTAAGttgcatttaaataaacaataatcagCGTGTATATTTAAATAGGGAATAATCAATATGCTCAttggtgagctttagaggttgtggtatttttgaactttggacagagccagtcTTTATGCCAAGCTAATCAGGTTCTGAGTCCAACAGCCTGCAGATATGAGACTTGGACAAATGAGTCTCGCTTCAAATATTGTCCACAAATATTTCCCCTTGCAAAATCAACACTTATTAATATTGGAACATTTCCTGTGTGTACACTGCAGTCAGTTCGATTGTTGTAGCTAATACCTTTGCCAACCTGCCTGCTCCCAGTCCAGAGCTGTCCACCTAACAGCCATTACTCCAGTTGCATGTCGGTTTGCCCGCCCCAGTGCGCCCCAGCCCGGGGCCAGAGGGACTGCAGCCAGGACTGTGTGGAGGGCTGCCAGTGTGACCAGGGCTACGTGCTCAACGGCAAGAGCTGCATCCTGCCTCAGAACTGTGGCTGCTACACCGATGGCAAGTACTATGAGGTCAGTGTCACATCCAGCACTACGTGGAGTAACCTCCAAGACAAgtgatttttaattaaaggtTTTCATTGGCCTGTCAGTCTCAGCACATATTGATCATAACTATCTTCTTGTTTCAATTAGTGCCGTTTAGTTCTAGTGAAGTGTAGAGACGGTATGGAAGAACAGAGTCGTAGAAATAGGCAGTAATATGTTTTGAATAGAGCTTCAactaatcattatttttcattacataTTATCTATATATCAGGCTGTAGAATGataagaaatacagaaaattgTCCATCACAAGATGATGCCATATATTGGTTGTTTTCCCCACTCAATGCTCCAAATTCTATAAATATTCAATTTGAACTCTTTCAAAATGCAATACTTTTCTGCCAGtcaactaattaattaattgactgACTCTAATTTTAACAAACCTTCTTTATTTCAGCCCAAGCAGCTGTTCTGGAACAGCGACTGTACCAAACGCTGCCAGTGCATCGGGCGAAACCTGATCCAGTGCGACCCGAGGCGCTGCAAGGCGGAGGAAGAGTGCACCCTGCGCTACGGAGTGCGGGGCTGCTTTGCGCGGCGCTCCCAGCACTGCGTGGCGTCGGGCGGCGGGGTGTTCAGAACCTTCGACGGGGCGTCGCTGCGGCTCCCGGCCTCTTGCTCCTTCGTCTTGTCCACCAACTGTCACAAGCTGCCGGACCTCTCCTTCCAGCTCATCGCTAACTTCGATAAATGGAGCACGCCCAACCTCACCACCATCTCTCACGTCTACCTTTACATCAATGAGGAGAATATACTGATCTCTGGCAGCACGATCAAGGTGAGTCCAAGTACAGGACCGTGTCAGTTACTCATTATATCAGCCAAATATTAACCTTGGTACAATTTCTATTATGCAGATTAACTTATATTGATTCTTAAATTGATCAGGATGTTATGTGCAACTCTTAACTTGActtcacaaacaacaaacctCCAATGATACGCTGTATATCATcgtatttaaagctgcactaatcaatattttatacaaaCGCTGCATCGGTGACCTGCAGTACCCAGCTGTGGCTTCTGTAGAGCCTTGCAGCGTCTTTCAGCTCGGTGTTTTGGTTTCATCGCCTGCAGCTTTTCACTGCTGGTTCACTCTGGTTTCATCaggcagcagaaataaaacCTCCTATAAACCAATTGCATCTTAACAGCTCAGCACCAAATGGTAGACAGACAAAGACGCCATCTGTAGCGTTTAATATATAAAGGGatattgttttactttcttcttttcaacATCACCCATCTTGCTCTAATAGAACTATTATCTCTATTAggagatttagtttttttgtataaattacCAACTGACTTTCCTCTGGCTTTGTGCCGTCTGCCGTCAAAGACGTCTTTTATCAAACATCTCCTCGAGAAACTAAACAAACAGATCCAGTTTAAatctccattttctctcctgAATACTTGAAAGAGTTCTCGCAGTCCAATTTACCAATTACCCTCGCACTAATAGTCTGGTAGATATCCTCCAGCTCTGGCTTTAGGCCACATCATTCTGCTGAAAGTGTTCTCACAGAGCTTGTTAATAACCTGCTGATTGCCTCTAAAGTTGCCTCTGAGTCTTAATCCTGCTTGATCTgactgagccttttttttttcttttaaatttcctTAAGAACTATGTTATCATCAGTGGAAGTGTGTTTAAGTGGCTCAGGTCATATTCACCAGCACACATAGTAATTACAGCACCATATCAGATCGTCACAATCTGTGCTTTGAGctgtctcctttcttttctcttacaCGCAGCCACTCAGTGATGTCTTTTGTGAATATCAAATCAGTTGATACAGTCCCAAATCCCACATGTGTTTATTAGAGATCTAACAGACTGACCCCAAGCACAAGTCATATTGCTTCAATTTCTTGCGGCATATaagtcagaagaaaagaaaaaagtatatttaaagtaaaacaaaagaaaagattttacaACTATTGTTATGATTTTTACACAAACAGCCGTTGGGGTCTGTATAACACTAAGTCTGAATTTAACACGTAATGACGTgtggaaattaattaaattaaatttctttGTGACCCTGTGTCCTGTCTCAAATATCTAAAGATCTGTGTGTCTCCCCAGGTCAACGGTACACCGGTATCAGTACCGTTTCTAACTGGGCTGATGACGCGTCTGTCCACGTCCGAAGGTTTCATTGTCATCGACACACCCCAGGACATCCAGGTTCGATACAACCGCTTTAACACGCTGAGCATCACTATGGGCCAGCGGCTTCAGAACAAGGTGTGTGGCCTCTGTGGGAATTTCAACGGAGACCCCAGCGACGACTACATCACCTCGAGGGGCAAGCCGGCTGTCAGCGCCCTGGAGCTGGCCCAGAGCTGGAAGACCAACGGTATGCAGAACAGGTGGGTGAGGCTCGGCACAGGCACCGTTTATCGCTACACAGCGGCACGTGCACTATTTGCAGATAGAAAGAGACGGTTATGTATCTTTTTCCTCTAGTTGTGACGAGACCCAGTACGTGGCTCTGGCCCAGTCTTGTGACAACACAGCGGTGCTGGCGCTGCAAGGTGAGGATGCCTGTCAGAAGCTCACCCAGCTGAAGGGTTTCTTCCAGCCGTGCCACGGCCTCCTGGATCCCCGGCCCTTCTACCAGTCCTGCTACCTGGACGGCTGCTATAATCACCGCAAGGCTCAGGTCTGCGGCTCGCTGGCGGCCTACGCCGAGGCCTGCCGCTCCATGGGCACCCTCACCACCAAGTGGATCACCCAAGAGAACTGCTGTAAGGGCACCGCGAGACACTGGCCACATTTTCAAAACTTAAATATGTACcgattttggtgtgtgtgtgttttaacactttactttaacaAAAGTGAGGCCAGAAGTTTCCCTCAGTGCTTTTCTTCCTCCGGTCGCTCAGCGTGCTGTACATGCGTGTTTGATAAagccttgtgtgtgtgacagttaaCATTGTGTGCGGACCTGTCTTTAGCAGAATGGATCTACGACCCCTGTGCAGGAGAGATCTGCACAAACTTCACCTGTGAGCTGGAGAACGGAGGTGACCTGTGCGGCTGTCCAGAACTCCCCACCAGCACTGGAGGTGAGCGCTTCACGGGACACCACCGTGATGTCATCCACATCCAGCTTTAATCCTGTCTCTTCTGAAGTGAAGCATTCCTATAGTAGTTTGACTTATAGAGTCGCACTTATGATAATGATTGTAAATGCTGTTGATATTTGAGAGCTAAAGAAATCTGATAACTACATTGATTGATATTCATCTTTTAACGCACACACGTGACATAAACGAATATCTTTgatcaaaatcaaaaaagaatTGGTTCCTAGATGTGTGctaaacattttacagttgaaactCTGCTCTTTATTAATAATTCAGCAGCATTGTTAACTCATATTAGATAAATGTAAATACTTAAAACATGtattcagtgtttccttcagCGTGTTCTCTAAACCACAGTATTGACTGTCCGTTGAATAATGTTGCAGTAATGGTGATGTTTACCTGTGGCAGgtgatgatgacatcatacaGGCAGAGGTGACCTGCAAGCATGCTCAGATGGAGGTCTCTATCTCCAAGTGTAAGCTCTTCCAGCTGGGCTTTGAACGAGAGGACGTCAGGATCAACGACGAGCACTGCGCCGGCGTCGAGGGAGAGGACTTCATCTCCTTCCACATCAACAACACGAAGGGACACTGCGGCTCCATCGTGCAGGTCAGTTGACCAACGTTAGCTCATCATCCTGCCTCAGGAGCGTGCACTGTGCTGTGTTCACTGCTTTGATTTCCAGCCGGGTCACTTGTGTCTTTGCGCACCTTTTATTGGTCTCCACTTTTAATGGGGATGTTTTTAAACTCATTACTGAAACATTACCGTGGTGCCACTGCCAAGAAAATTGCCATTCTGCAACTCTGAAATTGGCATAAAACATTCTTATATCCTTTGTAGTCTGTTTCCAATCTCATGAGGTTACAGGTGTGGTCCCATCAAGTCTgtacagagaccaaaaccacTGCTCACCAACCATAACCACAGACTCGCACTGTAGCCGGAGAGGCTGCACTGGGCGGATGGATAAactattattactttattatttaccTTTTGCTTCTGTGTTTCCTGACGGTGAATGTTTCTCAATGTCCCTTCGTTCCTCTGACAGTCGAATGGCACTCACATTatgtacaaaaacacagtcTGGATAGAGAGTGTGAACAACACCGGGAACGTCATCACCAGAGACCGGACCATCAATGTGGAGTTTTCCTGCGCCTACGAACTGGACCTGAAGATCTCGCTGGAGACCGTCCTCAGACCCATGCTCAGGTCAGACACGGGGATTAGCTGTAGAATCATACGTTTATGtctgataaaacaaaatgtcacgGCTTAACAGCTGGCTGCTTCTCTcatcctcccccctcccctccgtGCTCCAGTGTGATTAACCTCACCTTACCGACCCAGGAAGGGAACTTCATCACCAAGATGGCTCTGTATAAGAACTCCTCGTACCGGCATCCGTacagggagggggaggtggtgCTGAGCACACGGGACATCCTCTTCGTGGGCGTCTTTGTGGAAGGGGCAGATGAAAATCAGCTCATCCTCATAGTGAACATGTGCTGGGCCACGCCGTCCCGCTACAGCAGCGACCGACTGCGCTACATCATCATAGAGAGGGGGTAGGCTGGAGGacgcacacacttttttttactgctACAACTAATGATTCTTGGAGGCCGGAGGTGTGAGCGACGAAGCATTTTAGTCTGAGACGCTGGTGGTGATGTGCAGCCAAACCTGAAAGAAGCAGCGACTAAGTTTTGCAAAATAAGAGTCACCATactgaggaaaaacatgaacactCATCAGTGTATTCCTTTTGATATGTGGCTCTCACCAGGTGTCCGAACATTAAGGACAACACCATCGGCATGGCAGAGAACGGCGTATCCCTCACCTGTCGCTTCCACGTCACCGTCTTCAAGTTCATCGGGGACTACGACGAGGTCCACCTCCACTGCGACGTCACCCTGTGCGACTCAGAAACCAGCGCCTGCAAAGTGGTGAGAGGCTCGAGG
Coding sequences within:
- the tecta gene encoding alpha-tectorin, which gives rise to MVRPGCPVILLHLFSIFAQTGASAQDILYPYGPGHRDLETPKMDDGSSPEITLLIPFVFFNVPYRSIYVNNNGVISFNVQVSQFTPEAFPLSDSRSFIAPLWADVHNGIRGDVYYRESTEPELLDRATQDVRKYFKNTPTFIAAWVFIATWHQVTFYGGSQTTPVNTFQTILISDGVTSFSMFNYGEITWSTGTASGGDPLTGLGGTTAQSGFNGGDIGHFFNLPGSRSNDVVNIEQSTNVNIPGRWFFRVDTELIDPANGCSYNGRYYRRGEIFWLSDQCSQRCRCLDIDNEVQCQEAPCGQLETCEQQEGAFYCQPTRTSTCVVFGDPHYHTFDGFLYHFQGTCSYLLARPCWEVAGLPYFSVEAKNENRGVASVSWLRDVTVDVYGHRVMLPKGSLGTVQVDGLMKTLPVQLQLGAVRVYQSGVAVALETDFGLLVTYDGQHYASISLPSSYFNNTCGLCGNYNDDPADDPVLPDGSLAESVVELGGSWRAEDTDWRCTDGCAQNCSVCDPLTEAFYFRSDYCGLINKTDGPFRDCRAVVDPTAFVYSCVYDMCSNRDNITTLCQAIQAYALACQALGVTIRPWRSRTFCALSCPEFSHYQVCTSACPASCSDLTAPLYCAHPCTEGCQCDPGYVLSGSRCVQREDCGCEHNGLYYPLNDTFWAGSSGEEGECTLRCSCGPAGEVSCFNESCKEGEVCVAEVGLLGCYPRREGVCSVTQNSVTSSFDGTFLLFPDDSSYYLLKLCGAVPANGSTVEVKIGRRLVNKGPDWKRPVVVRVSNLEAQIGGTDFDTVKVNGEQVPLPYVHPTETMMIYRAPGNATVVESRGLLRVHYARQGFLNISLSTLFYNVTCGLCGVFNSNATDDLRLPNGRLADSAEQFTEGWRAIADDLTCNGDCDDLYRMCTDLRLYQSPWMCGNINDPGNSSFLACHAVVNPSPFFRNCLYNMCVKEGNRSALCSSLQAYASACQDAQVGLASWRSATNCPLPCPENSHFDECTSACPLTCANLDEPEEPCPLPCQEGCQCEEGFALRDGLCVARSDCGCMSHGRQLATNQTFWTDWECQERCYCNGSDNSVYCQLAPCHPEEYCQENDGLYFCQPRTEALCVAAGYGHFLPFGDVPFELQSSCTLRMATTNCGRESGDHAAITGTFPQFKLAARNEERDTGQAIWVRGFVLEVYDYEIEVSRTYKNTVTVNKERLYLPLKLGPGKVNIFTLGLQLILETDFGLKVAFDWNTLLLLTLPRNLYNTSCGLCQGMPLSPPTLTTTDWGMAWAERDTFCQVGCGDSCPRCGLGEKSVQNDAPLAVADANMDMGADDGANEVNTGIRFHIGDGLYVFVEPEAVRLCGLIVDRGGVFARCHSKVAPAFFYQSCLQDTCLDQGAQDTVCNWLQVYASTCQTQGVPVTGWRSDTPCVQSCPPNSHYSSCMSVCPPQCAPARGQRDCSQDCVEGCQCDQGYVLNGKSCILPQNCGCYTDGKYYEPKQLFWNSDCTKRCQCIGRNLIQCDPRRCKAEEECTLRYGVRGCFARRSQHCVASGGGVFRTFDGASLRLPASCSFVLSTNCHKLPDLSFQLIANFDKWSTPNLTTISHVYLYINEENILISGSTIKVNGTPVSVPFLTGLMTRLSTSEGFIVIDTPQDIQVRYNRFNTLSITMGQRLQNKVCGLCGNFNGDPSDDYITSRGKPAVSALELAQSWKTNGMQNSCDETQYVALAQSCDNTAVLALQGEDACQKLTQLKGFFQPCHGLLDPRPFYQSCYLDGCYNHRKAQVCGSLAAYAEACRSMGTLTTKWITQENCSEWIYDPCAGEICTNFTCELENGGDLCGCPELPTSTGGDDDIIQAEVTCKHAQMEVSISKCKLFQLGFEREDVRINDEHCAGVEGEDFISFHINNTKGHCGSIVQSNGTHIMYKNTVWIESVNNTGNVITRDRTINVEFSCAYELDLKISLETVLRPMLSVINLTLPTQEGNFITKMALYKNSSYRHPYREGEVVLSTRDILFVGVFVEGADENQLILIVNMCWATPSRYSSDRLRYIIIERGCPNIKDNTIGMAENGVSLTCRFHVTVFKFIGDYDEVHLHCDVTLCDSETSACKVNCPHKRRMYSEDSDHKEHILSVGPIRRRESDWCEDNNGGCEQICTSKGSGPVCSCVTGMLQRDGKSCRTVSSSCNVTPVVPLLIVSGLISVLLPRARAPLIS